ATGTCGTGGAAGCTTTGAAAAATTATTTGAATCCCGATGGCAATGCCAAAGAAGAAGAGATTACTTCGGTAGATATCATCAGCGAGATTGAATCGATCCTCACTCTTTATCACGGTAAAATCAAATACGGAGTGGAAGTGGTTAAAAACTTTCTGGCAACGGATCGATGTATGGGTAATGGAAATAAATTGAATCAAGTGTGGATTAATTTATTAAATAATGGTTTGCAGTCTATGAATTACGAGGGCAGACTGGAAATTCGCGTTGAAAAACAGGATTCTTGGATTGTAACTTCCTTCATTGATTCGGGAACGGGGATTGCAGATGAGATCAAAGATAAAATCTTTGAACCGTTTTTTACCACCAAAAAACACGGAGAAGGAATCGGACTAGGATTGGATATTTCAAAGAAGATTGTTGAGAAGCTAGGCGGGAAAATCGAATTTGAAAGTTCTCCCGGTAGAACAAAATTCAGTGTTTTTCTGAAATCCGCCTCGTCATCTATTTAAAAGGACTTTTATTGATGGATACTACTTTAGAACAAAGTGCGATTCTATGTGTTGATGATGAGCCCATCATTCTGATTGCACTGAAACAAGAGTTAAAGAAACAATTCGGAAATGAGTTTCAATACGAAGTTGCGCTCAACGCAAGTGAAGCTTTAACCGTTATAGATGAGTTAGTCGGCACCGGTGTGAATGTGATTTTGATTTTGTCAGATTGGCTTATGCCCGGCATCAAAGGGGATGAGTTTTTGATTTCCATTCACAAAAAGTATCCCGAGATTCAATCTATTATGATCACAGGTCATATCGATGAAGCCGCAGTAGCACGTGTGAAAAAGGAAGCAGGCACTTATGCAGTGTTACCAAAACCCTGGGATCCGGCTCAATTGATGGAAGCAGTGAGAGTTTGTTGCAATAAGTAAGGTTTTATGTCTGTTAAAGTATGGATTTGCGATTCAATTTACATTCCGTTTTAACCGGTTTGGTAAGATCCGTTCCATATATCGCATTAGTTTTCATTCATTGTTCTTCCGTTCAAACCGTTTCCCCAGGTCTTTCTTCCGACTATGAAATTAAAAATCCGTTTATTGAAGAAGAGAAACAGAGTCTCAGTTTAAAACATCGCTGCCGGGTCTATCGGATTTTAACAACGGAACAATTCGATCTTATCCTCCGGGATACTAAGAATCAAACAGATCCCATCCTCGCGTCTAAGTTGAATTTGGATTTTTCAAAATATGTTTTCTTTCTTGTCATTGAATTCGAAAATCCCTATACCAAAAATCTTTTCGAACTTGGGGAAGTTTATTTGAATCATTCGATGGGAAAATTACTTATTTTTTATAATTACGATCATTCGGGAGAGAATGAAAAAAACAATAAGAATGATTTTTCCGCCGGCAAGTCCATGCAATATGAATATTTCAATCTTACACCCAAACAACCGGTCTTCGATCAGAACAGGAAAACAAGAAGATATATTTTACAGTTTGATAAAAATAAAATATTAGACCGGCCTAACTATCTCGACTTGAAAATGGCAAAAGACAAAATTAGATTTCAATTTTGATCCGTTGTCGTGATTTGGTTTTCTTCGGTCATAGCAATGGATACGAATTCCACCAAACCTACGTTTGTTTTTATGCGACTGTCTTCTTTCACGGAAGGTTTTTTCCCATTTGCGAAACGCGAGAGGAATATTTCCGGATCGGATTTCTGCCAGATGGCTTTGTTTGAATAACATAACGAAGACCTTACTATTTTTGGGCAGTTAGATTCGGATCCGGCAATCCCGATTCTACTGAGAAATGACAAAACCGCCGGCTAAAAGCCATCGTTTTCCGGGAATTTAACCTCAAACAATCCAATATTTAAAATTTATTATAAATCAAATAAAAAGCCATTTGCATTTATGGAAAAAAGCGAAGGTAATTTGCTATAGATACTCAGTCTAAGAAGATCATAGATGAAGATTTTGCAAGTGATACATAAAGGATGAAAGATTGGCCAAAAATAACTATTCGTTTGAAAAACGTCAGAAAGATATAGCTAAGAAGAAGAAACAGGAAGAAAAACGTCAAAAAAAGTTAAATAAACCTGCGACTCCGGGGGAAGAAAATCCCGAAACAACTTCGGAAGTTTCTGAAAATCCGGGAACCGAAGAAAAAACAACGGAAGAAACTCCTTAATTGCTCTCAGTCTAATTTCTGTTTCCGGAATCTTCCTGGGATTCCGACCGGGTTATGTATTTCTGGAGTACCCCGTCCAGATTACATGGAAAAATGTAATGATTACCAAACTGGTTCCGATTGCATGAAACGTTCTGCAAGTCGGGTTGCGGTGTTGGGTCAGATAAAATAGATTAAAATCGGAAAACTTTTCGAGCTTATGTTCGTTAGCTGACGTTAGATACCTCTTTGTTTCTTTTGATCAGAATTGCGGTAAAGATACCTGCTGT
The nucleotide sequence above comes from Leptospira kobayashii. Encoded proteins:
- a CDS encoding response regulator, whose product is MDTTLEQSAILCVDDEPIILIALKQELKKQFGNEFQYEVALNASEALTVIDELVGTGVNVILILSDWLMPGIKGDEFLISIHKKYPEIQSIMITGHIDEAAVARVKKEAGTYAVLPKPWDPAQLMEAVRVCCNK